A part of Candidatus Stoquefichus sp. SB1 genomic DNA contains:
- a CDS encoding tyrosine-protein phosphatase has protein sequence MQFIDIHGHYAWDIDDGMPTQEDAIKALHVAKQNNITTIVATPHVIPGSHTLEDIKHIKDRINELKELALKNNITVYQGCELFLNHDCIQALQNDLFIPFEGTSYLLAEFDVRKELGSHDEVEDYLYEIEVRGLTPIVAHVERYFKDEVDIERVQDFIESGYVIQVNTSSLLGVHGKTVKNNAYRLIDEGLVHVIATDTHRCEGHRIPRMQEAYDVLSKQYDYHILKTLMFDNPLHILQNEAVEDIEVKKSFFKKLFTRR, from the coding sequence ATGCAGTTTATTGATATTCATGGACATTATGCATGGGATATAGATGATGGTATGCCAACTCAAGAAGATGCCATTAAAGCTCTTCATGTAGCCAAACAAAACAATATTACAACTATTGTTGCAACACCACATGTCATCCCAGGTTCTCATACCTTAGAAGATATAAAACATATCAAAGATCGTATAAACGAACTCAAAGAACTTGCTTTAAAAAACAATATAACAGTTTATCAAGGTTGTGAATTGTTTTTAAATCATGATTGTATCCAGGCTCTTCAAAATGATTTATTTATTCCTTTTGAAGGTACATCATATTTATTAGCTGAATTTGATGTCAGAAAAGAATTAGGAAGTCATGATGAAGTAGAAGATTATCTTTATGAAATTGAAGTGCGTGGTTTGACGCCTATTGTTGCTCATGTAGAAAGATATTTTAAAGATGAAGTCGATATTGAAAGAGTTCAGGATTTTATTGAGAGTGGTTATGTTATTCAAGTCAATACATCAAGCTTATTGGGTGTTCATGGAAAGACCGTTAAAAATAATGCTTATCGATTGATTGATGAGGGATTGGTGCATGTCATTGCGACAGATACACATCGCTGTGAAGGGCACCGTATTCCACGTATGCAAGAGGCATATGATGTTTTATCAAAACAATATGATTATCATATCCTGAAAACATTAATGTTTGATAATCCTTTACATATTCTTCAAAATGAAGCCGTTGAAGATATTGAAGTTAAAAAATCTTTTTTCAAAAAATTATTTACAAGGAGATAA
- a CDS encoding CpsD/CapB family tyrosine-protein kinase yields the protein MVQKKHRSRKTLNILDKSKKHNQFDYTEIFRHIRTNIEFSTVGKEIKSISITSTQPGEAKTTTSMNLAFIFATKYQRVLLVDCDLRKTMLHRYMKMSNQQGLTDALIEFGKTHRYNPDFIQKKSDPSFLGTLSILTGGVHVPNPSEILGSDVFKEYMDVLKQNFDFIIVDCAPVGTISDAIPVGNAVDGTLFVISAQDTNRKDAANCVNLLQRNNVNVLGSVLTKSDSGSGSYSYYYY from the coding sequence ATGGTACAAAAGAAACATAGATCAAGAAAAACATTAAATATTCTTGATAAATCCAAAAAGCATAATCAATTTGATTATACTGAAATATTTAGACATATTCGAACAAATATTGAATTCTCAACAGTTGGAAAAGAAATAAAATCAATTTCCATCACATCAACACAACCTGGTGAAGCAAAAACAACAACATCTATGAACTTAGCTTTTATTTTTGCAACAAAATATCAAAGAGTTTTACTTGTTGACTGCGATTTAAGAAAGACAATGTTACATAGATATATGAAGATGTCAAACCAGCAAGGTTTAACAGATGCATTGATTGAGTTTGGAAAAACACACCGTTACAATCCAGATTTTATTCAAAAGAAAAGTGATCCAAGTTTTTTAGGAACATTATCAATTCTTACTGGTGGTGTCCATGTTCCTAATCCTTCAGAAATACTTGGTTCAGATGTTTTTAAAGAGTATATGGATGTTTTAAAACAAAACTTTGACTTTATTATCGTTGACTGTGCGCCTGTAGGAACAATATCAGATGCAATTCCTGTTGGTAATGCAGTAGATGGAACACTTTTTGTTATTTCTGCCCAAGATACAAATCGTAAAGATGCCGCTAACTGTGTAAATCTGTTACAAAGAAATAATGTAAATGTACTTGGTAGTGTGCTAACAAAATCTGATAGCGGATCTGGAAGCTACTCTTATTACTACTATTAA
- a CDS encoding YveK family protein, translated as MTDNEIVQNEEEIEINLGELFQLLKSRYKLIIISILVCAIIAGVITIFFISKKYESTARIYPKPEVTEGVVDYTQINANNLMVNNYVELLKGNNIQTQVAEKLDLTQPQVNSFVTISNETNTQIISITAKTNDPELSKKIVDQMVAVFKKEAKETLNINNITTVDQAVLAEAPVSPSLKMNLAIGALLGAFLSVGYLFIRFMLDTHVHNKEEAEKYLGIPCLGSIPYFED; from the coding sequence ATGACTGATAACGAAATAGTACAAAATGAAGAAGAAATTGAGATTAATTTAGGTGAATTGTTTCAATTACTCAAATCAAGATATAAATTAATTATCATTTCTATTTTAGTTTGCGCCATCATTGCGGGGGTTATCACAATATTCTTTATAAGCAAAAAATACGAATCAACAGCACGTATTTATCCAAAACCTGAAGTCACTGAAGGAGTTGTTGATTACACACAAATTAATGCCAACAATTTAATGGTTAATAACTATGTTGAATTATTAAAAGGAAATAATATTCAGACACAAGTTGCAGAAAAGTTAGATTTAACACAACCTCAAGTGAATAGTTTTGTAACCATTTCTAATGAAACAAATACCCAAATTATTTCTATTACTGCTAAAACAAATGATCCTGAATTAAGTAAGAAAATTGTTGATCAAATGGTTGCTGTATTCAAAAAAGAAGCAAAAGAAACATTAAATATCAATAATATTACAACTGTTGATCAAGCCGTACTTGCTGAAGCACCTGTTTCTCCAAGTTTAAAAATGAATTTAGCAATTGGTGCTTTATTAGGTGCTTTTCTAAGTGTTGGCTATCTATTCATTAGATTCATGTTAGATACTCATGTTCACAACAAAGAAGAAGCTGAAAAATATTTAGGCATTCCTTGTTTAGGTTCTATTCCATATTTTGAGGATTAG